The nucleotide sequence tatattattgaaAGAATAATAGAAAGTTCACATGCAAAAAACAGATGAAGGTTTTTtctctaaaaaatataaatttcaatGCAAGTTAGGCGCATTACCTCCCCAATGTCACTCTGAAAACGCTGAAGAAGTTCGATAGCAATATTCCTGAACTCATTTTCCCGGCCTTTCAAGTTAACAATGACCTTAACCTGAAGGACAGTTCATAGGCATGAGCCTGAGACTTTACTATAGCATAAAGAATAATATGAATTAAGAAGAACCTTATCTCCATCTTTAAGGAACTTCTGAGTAGCTTTTAACCGCACAGAGTAATCATGAGAGTCAATGTTGTACCTGTCTTCAGACATGTTAGCTAGTCCAGCATAATACGTAAATTAAAAAACTAAGCAAAAtatgaacaaaacacattgaaatAAGAACCGTTAGTCAAACAATGAAGTGAGTGTAAGATATATCACACTCATGAATCAGTCATTGTAGGAAATATATGTTATCAATGTCATTAAAGCCACAGATTATGTTCCTGTTGAACTCTCCGACTTACACTGAACAAACAAATCTAGTAGGAAAATAAGATGTCAAAGAAAAATTCTGCCTAACTATAAGATCAATCACAACATAGGATTGCTAACAGTAAGTGCCAACTTATCCTTTCACAATCCAGCTTCTCTATGACGTTGCCAATAATTCAGTTAATCCTGGGTGTCAATATGGGAAACTGTAAATAAATTTTGGCCTATGGAAAACTATTCTCCTTCTCAGCAAGCATAGCTTTTCTGTTGATATAGTTACATCTGATGCATCGTTAGGCAAATCATCTAGGTACATAATCAAATATTAAACATCTAAAGCAAAAATATCATGTCCTCCAACTACTTTATATCACATAGATCACTAAGCTTTGAGCAAACTGATTATGCAAGCCACACCTGAATATTTTTGTGTCACTATCAATTGGCGACAGCATGGTTAGGGAAGCCAAATGTCCACCACAATTAGTTTAATTTTAAAGTGGCAATATGATACACTTATAGGCAGTAGCAATTGGATATAAGCCCCTACAACTGCACGAATCCCATAGCAAGAACAAAATGATTTCCACAGAGACCACAGTTCCATTCATAATCCCACCAAAGTAGCAAGTGCAACCCCAAAATTTATATGTCCCATCAATATGGTATAGAATGAGCAAAAATTGAAATAGAAAAAAGAaggtttgattaaaaaaattcagAGAAAGTAACAAGATAACACGTTATAACCATCATATAACAAATGAGGATAAACAAAATATCCTTTTAATGAAAAGGAGAATCATACCCCATTTTAAGTTCCTTAATGTCCATGCGGTTTGCTGCAAATTGTCAAGAATACATAAGAATCTTCTTTTTTGATTTTTCGATCACAAAGAAACCAAAGGATGGGACATTTACCGGCAGATCTCTTTTGTTGCACTCGTTTCTTCTTTTGCTGCTCGTACTTGTGTTTTCTGTAGAAGCAAAATAATTGTATTAAGTCAACTGTAATTCATATACCTCCTACTTATGTTTTCTGCAGGTGCACTTTGCTGTAGAAAATAATAGTTTTCTGTAGAAACAAAGTGAAACCAACTTATTTTTGCACAGCTTAATGTAATAAAATATCGTTATACCATTTTTATAGTCATACCAAAAGTTTAAACTCTTACAACTGACAAAAATAGAAAATGAGGCAATCAATGAACTACTTCAGCTAAGTGTAAAATAACTGAAACTGTCTAGTTATCACACAGAACATACTTGTAATCTGTCCTCTCAAAGAGGCGAAGCACAGGAGGGTCTGCATCTATGGACAAAATTGCCTGAAAAAGAAAGCAAACAGGAATAAAGTTCCAGATTATCCAATAATTTAATACTTTTCCTTAACCAATAAGTTCTTAATCTGAAGTCATTGGAAGAAGATATAAGTAGGTCCACAAGTAAAAGAAGAATGTGAACTCCAACTTAAACTTATTTCATCCTAGATACAAAATGGATATATCATTTTCATTTGCACTTACAGTTAAAATCACCCGACTTGCTTTATAAGACATACCAGAATTAGATCAGCATCATCTGCCATTCTTACGGCTTCATCTATTGACACTACACCAAGCTATTGAGAGAAAAAAGTAGAGTGGACTCACTGCAAAATGTGGAAGATATAACTAGCACCGAAGAAGGAAAGGAATCTAGACTAACCATATTTTGTTGCTCGTCTAATAACCTTACAGAAGATGACCTGAAACAAGATAAGGAAAATGATACTCATATGGCCTGATGAGCAATGAGAGGTAAAAAATTTAATTCGATTTAATATGTGGACAAGCAGAATGTCTCAGTAAATACAAGCATAAGATTCTTAAGATCAATGATAGTACAAGCTATTCATCCATCGAAGCACAAGGAACAAAGattatggatgtaggtcacgttgaataatttcatccacattaattacgtccacattttccgGGAAAAAATTGTTTATTCACTGAGAAAAAGAACTGATAAGTTTCTACAGTTACATATACCTCCATTCGCACAACCTGTTTTCAACACTAGATCAAATTCAAGGAAATGTGCTACAAAAGCACCTAAGTTTTAGTTCTGGACCTCAACGATGAAATTTATGCATCATGCACGGAAGATATGAATTCAAAAGGCTTGATTGAATTTTAGAGTGATTCATATAAGGATGGGTTCATCTTTTCCTAGGATTAGTTGCGTGTTCAACTCCTTCCGAATATCTCACTAGTACCATTCGAAACCTCACCAGCCATTTTATCTTCTTTGATGTCTTTGTCTATTCACAGggggaaaaggagaagaaaacaaGGATACTTTTTGGCTTTCCACCGATTAAGCTATCAAAGCCTCAGCCTTAAGCAGACTCATCGTCGGTTTCCAGGGAAAATTAGGCATCCAAATCCTCAGAAAGCAAAAGGCTCGGTTCAATGAATCCAAccaggaagagaaagaagagcaTACTTGATCCTGTCAAGGTCGAGGGCAGGGTCGTAGTCGGGATCTGCGGCGGCGCGGCCATCTCTCGGGCGCCTCCGGGATGGGCCAGGGCGGTAcccaccgccgccgccgtagCGGGCGACCACCGCGGCGAGGAGACGGCGACCGCCGATCCGGTTCCGGGAGAATTTGAGCCGGAGGGGTAGCGGCACCAAGGGGAGGCGCCTCGACGGGTTGGGTGCCGCGGGAGACAAGGAGGGCGAGGGATTGAAAGAACAGATAGCGATTCTGGCCATGCTTTAACTTCAATCAAACaaaggaaaagaaggagaaggaggaggaggaggaggaatctcAGACCCTCCTTCCTCTCGATCTCTTCCCGAGTGGCAAGGGAGAGGAAAAGACGACGACTAGTAGTTACTGATGGGGGGGGGAGGTTCTTCTTATCCACACGGCGCTCTCCGATCGTCTCAAGAGCTCCTCCAGCCTTGTTTCTGTTTTCTACAACAAAAACAGAACAGGAGATGGTTAATGAAGGctggaaagaaaagaaacaagaagATGGATATGTTTAATGTTTTATAAAACAAATTTGGATGGGCGCAACAAAGACGGGAAATAATGTGGTCGGATCGCTTACCTTAACGTGAAATTTCTTTTTGTAAAATTGCGTATATTTttgtaaaattttaattttagcaTATGTAATGTCGTTGCAAAAATCTAAAAACTTGAACTTGTCGTTTGGTTAACGTCAATAAGTGAACTTAATTtggttattaaattaaaaattcagATGAAATTAATATactttaataataatttattgtgaaTGAATTGTTCCGcaatttatttatacatatattttttgCTAGGAGTGTATCTAAAATGTTCCCATCCACTACACCTCATCTAACATCTTGTTAGGTGATTTGGTCACCTTgaatcatttaaaaaattatcttATTTTCATTGTTCTTTGCTATTCATTTGGGCCAAAACCCAATCAGTTGGTGTTAGTATTATAAGTTTAAATCTAATAGGGACTCCTTCAGTAGCTTGAATCTAATTAGGAATAAATTCCAAATATACTTATCGATTCTAATAAGAAATGATTAAAAAATCAGTACAATATTAACACAAGTAGACAAGATGCGATCATTCTTTCTCAAAGACAtgattttattgattgattataCTTTATCGATAATAGATGTTTAAGTAcacatgaatgaatgaatgaatgaatgaacgaACGAAGAGCTCTTCGGATCGCTAAGCTTAAGCATTGGTCGAATGTGGTTAACCaccttaaaatttttttatgaagaGGTAGAAGAAAGATTTCCATCATTTTGATTCATTACTTATTTTCTTGATGTATTATTTAATTCTTTTTTTGGTATTATTTATGGgctaattttaatgttttattcaataaaaaatttgctttcttctagaAGAGCATAAAATTATGGAGTGAAACAATATCTTTGATTAGCGTTAAAGATGAGCTTTGAGGTAATTTCTTCTTTATTTGTGGGCTCTCTTTAAGATATAGTGGCGATGGAGCatcatttatttagatatattttattttttttcttttaattttgggGG is from Musa acuminata AAA Group cultivar baxijiao chromosome BXJ1-6, Cavendish_Baxijiao_AAA, whole genome shotgun sequence and encodes:
- the LOC103970994 gene encoding translation initiation factor IF3-2, chloroplastic isoform X1: MARIAICSFNPSPSLSPAAPNPSRRLPLVPLPLRLKFSRNRIGGRRLLAAVVARYGGGGGYRPGPSRRRPRDGRAAADPDYDPALDLDRIKSSSVRLLDEQQNMLGVVSIDEAVRMADDADLILAILSIDADPPVLRLFERTDYKKHKYEQQKKKRVQQKRSAANRMDIKELKMGYNIDSHDYSVRLKATQKFLKDGDKVKVIVNLKGRENEFRNIAIELLQRFQSDIGELATEESKNFSERNIFMVLMPNKAVLQKNQEQPKKKEKPVTEVSASV
- the LOC103970994 gene encoding translation initiation factor IF3-2, chloroplastic isoform X2 → MARIAICSFNPSPSLSPAAPNPSRRLPLVPLPLRLKFSRNRIGGRRLLAAVVARYGGGGGYRPGPSRRRPRDGRAAADPDYDPALDLDRIKSSSVRLLDEQQNMAILSIDADPPVLRLFERTDYKKHKYEQQKKKRVQQKRSAANRMDIKELKMGYNIDSHDYSVRLKATQKFLKDGDKVKVIVNLKGRENEFRNIAIELLQRFQSDIGELATEESKNFSERNIFMVLMPNKAVLQKNQEQPKKKEKPVTEVSASV